The following are encoded together in the Halopseudomonas salegens genome:
- a CDS encoding peptidase — MTYCVGVMLESGLIFASDSRTHAGIDNVASFTKLSLFEQADQRVIVLLSSGNLASTQAVISTLRQNEVRPDCPSLGNAESMFDAALLVSDAMRLVNQRDNLQTTTKAVDFNGSFILGGQIRGEPPRLFRIYSEGNFIEAGDQTPYFQIGETKYGKPIIDWAITRSSTLNDATKCILVSFDSTMRSNLSVGMPIDLICYQGDSLAVSMRRRFDPGDSYFSALSKEWNAGICEVLSELTDLEW, encoded by the coding sequence ATGACCTATTGTGTCGGCGTAATGCTGGAAAGCGGTCTGATCTTCGCTTCGGATTCCCGTACCCATGCCGGCATCGACAATGTTGCCAGTTTCACCAAGCTGAGCCTGTTCGAGCAGGCCGACCAGCGGGTTATCGTGCTGCTCAGTTCGGGAAACCTGGCAAGCACCCAGGCTGTCATCAGCACCCTCAGGCAAAACGAGGTCAGACCAGACTGCCCCAGCCTGGGCAACGCCGAGTCCATGTTCGATGCTGCCCTGCTGGTGTCGGATGCCATGCGCCTGGTCAATCAGCGCGACAACCTGCAAACAACCACCAAGGCTGTTGATTTCAACGGCTCGTTTATCCTTGGCGGCCAGATCAGGGGGGAGCCACCGCGCCTCTTTCGCATCTACAGCGAAGGCAATTTCATCGAGGCCGGAGACCAGACACCCTACTTTCAGATCGGTGAAACCAAATATGGCAAGCCCATCATTGACTGGGCGATCACCCGCTCGAGTACGCTCAATGACGCCACCAAATGCATCCTCGTCTCCTTTGACTCGACCATGCGCAGCAATCTGTCCGTCGGCATGCCGATAGACCTGATTTGCTACCAGGGTGACAGCCTTGCCGTCAGCATGCGCCGGCGCTTCGACCCGGGTGACAGCTATTTCAGCGCCCTGAGCAAAGAATGGAACGCCGGCATCTGCGAGGTTCTCAGTGAGCTGACGGACCTGGAGTGGTAA
- a CDS encoding N-formylglutamate amidohydrolase: MSNTAYRLLEPDKQNAEIALVITCEHASNQVPAAYRNLFVNCRAILASHRGFDPGAQVMAKAMGIHFGAPLLSAVTSRLLVDLNRSLGHRHLHMDSVRQLPAGIRQDIIEHYYLPYRKEAERLIKQQIAQRGKVVHLSCHSFTHTLNGVVRHADIGLLYDPARSGERTLCASWQAAIKASAPCLAVRRNFPYQGRNDGLTTALRKDFPPEAYLGIELELNQKNLAPAQHWAALQKTITTTLATVLRGYIS; encoded by the coding sequence GTGTCGAACACAGCCTACAGACTCCTCGAGCCAGACAAGCAGAATGCGGAGATCGCGCTGGTGATCACCTGCGAACATGCAAGCAACCAGGTGCCTGCAGCTTACCGGAATCTGTTCGTCAATTGCCGCGCCATACTGGCCAGTCATCGCGGTTTTGATCCAGGCGCCCAGGTCATGGCCAAGGCCATGGGCATACACTTCGGCGCACCACTGCTGAGCGCCGTGACAAGCCGCTTGCTGGTAGACCTGAATCGCTCCCTCGGGCACCGACACCTGCATATGGACAGCGTTCGTCAACTGCCGGCCGGCATTCGGCAAGACATCATCGAGCACTATTACCTGCCTTACCGGAAGGAAGCCGAACGACTGATCAAACAGCAGATTGCGCAACGGGGCAAGGTTGTTCACCTCTCCTGCCACAGTTTTACCCACACTCTCAATGGCGTGGTACGCCACGCCGACATCGGCCTGCTCTATGATCCGGCCCGATCCGGTGAAAGAACCCTCTGCGCAAGCTGGCAAGCCGCGATCAAGGCCTCGGCTCCCTGCCTTGCAGTGCGGCGCAACTTCCCCTATCAGGGGCGTAACGACGGGCTCACCACGGCGTTGAGGAAAGACTTTCCGCCCGAGGCCTACCTGGGCATCGAGCTGGAACTCAACCAGAAAAATCTGGCCCCTGCCCAACACTGGGCCGCGCTGCAAAAAACCATTACCACCACTTTGGCAACTGTACTCAGGGGCTATATCTCATGA
- a CDS encoding transglutaminase-like domain-containing protein: MKIRIGYELEFHCPKPTPMILTLNVHSTRIADLITPDRVVTDPPIPVEAFFDHHGNQRARIIAPGGKLRITNDTCLHDSGLPDTVNPQARQTAVEQLPNEALQFLSGSRYCETDLLSGIAWQLFDNDPSITGWSRVQAICDYVYQHIEFGYGHARVTRTAWEVWQERQGVCRDFAHLAIAFCRCMNIPARYCTGYLGDMGIPPPHGEMDFAAWFEAYLDGRWYIFDPRNNMPRIGRILVARGRDATDVAISTAFGANTLTAFKIRTDEILETEYSPMLRSAL, encoded by the coding sequence ATGAAAATACGTATTGGCTATGAACTGGAATTCCATTGCCCCAAACCGACGCCGATGATCCTGACGCTGAATGTGCATTCAACCCGGATCGCCGATCTGATTACCCCGGATCGCGTGGTCACCGACCCGCCCATCCCGGTCGAGGCTTTTTTTGACCATCACGGCAACCAGCGCGCACGCATCATTGCGCCCGGCGGCAAGCTGCGGATCACGAACGATACCTGTCTGCATGACAGCGGGCTACCTGATACGGTGAATCCGCAGGCACGCCAGACAGCTGTTGAGCAATTGCCCAATGAAGCCCTGCAGTTTCTGAGTGGCAGCCGATACTGCGAAACCGATCTGCTGTCCGGGATAGCATGGCAATTGTTCGACAATGACCCTAGTATCACCGGTTGGTCACGCGTTCAGGCCATATGTGATTACGTTTACCAGCATATTGAATTTGGCTATGGGCATGCGCGCGTGACCAGAACCGCCTGGGAGGTGTGGCAGGAAAGGCAAGGGGTATGCCGCGACTTTGCTCACCTGGCCATCGCCTTCTGCCGCTGCATGAATATTCCAGCGCGCTACTGCACCGGTTATCTGGGCGATATGGGTATTCCGCCGCCGCATGGCGAAATGGATTTTGCAGCCTGGTTCGAAGCCTATCTCGATGGCAGGTGGTACATCTTTGATCCACGCAACAATATGCCGCGTATCGGGCGTATTCTGGTTGCTCGCGGCCGGGATGCCACTGATGTCGCCATCAGCACTGCGTTCGGTGCCAACACACTGACAGCATTCAAGATACGCACCGACGAAATTCTGGAGACCGAGTACAGCCCGATGCTGCGGAGTGCTCTGTAA
- a CDS encoding PAS domain-containing protein, whose amino-acid sequence MTTPLEQSNVYRQLRHKAETQLQTGTTLATGDWSVGVDALSLLHRLSSAPESAEDALKLLHELQVHQVELDLQNEELAANEQGLVDEVQLYQDLFEAAPFGYFLIDLEGRIIQASSVAAELLDVAHEELAGRTIDSFLRAKSRPQLLDLLQQVGLSGTRDSCLAETSRGLEGSRRLHCLASTRPGHRQILLACCESIQLEQPH is encoded by the coding sequence ATGACCACCCCCCTTGAGCAATCCAATGTCTATCGACAACTGCGCCACAAGGCTGAAACCCAGTTGCAGACAGGAACTACGCTAGCAACCGGTGACTGGTCAGTCGGCGTTGACGCCCTGAGCCTGCTGCATCGGTTGTCCAGCGCCCCCGAAAGCGCGGAAGACGCTCTCAAGCTGCTGCATGAACTCCAGGTACATCAGGTCGAACTCGACTTGCAGAACGAAGAACTGGCCGCCAATGAACAGGGGCTTGTCGATGAAGTGCAGCTCTATCAGGACCTTTTCGAAGCTGCCCCCTTTGGCTATTTTCTCATCGACCTGGAAGGCAGGATTATTCAGGCCAGCAGCGTCGCCGCCGAACTCCTCGACGTTGCCCATGAGGAGCTGGCTGGTCGTACTATCGACAGTTTTTTGCGCGCAAAAAGTCGGCCACAGCTATTGGACTTGCTGCAGCAGGTTGGCCTGAGTGGCACCAGAGATAGCTGCCTGGCAGAAACCAGCAGAGGCCTTGAGGGGTCCCGGCGTCTGCATTGTCTGGCCTCTACCCGCCCAGGACACAGGCAGATTCTGTTAGCCTGTTGTGAATCCATCCAACTGGAGCAACCCCATTAA
- a CDS encoding chemotaxis protein CheB: protein MAALTNLDAPATPPASARIVGIGASAGGLAPLEAFLAQIPPHSHMAYVVVQHLDPNHKAMLTEILQRVTSMPVREATQGMPIEADCVYVIAPNTELSVVAGMLNLAKPSEPRGLRLPINVLFSSLASHQGEQAIGVILSGMGSDGTLGLQAIKAVGGLTAVQQPDTAQSDAMPCSAIEAGCADIIAPPDELPARIFACLSQAPDMNDADAGEPEPESPPMQRILRLLQERTQHDFSLYKPSTLNRRMERRMVIHDIASLSLYADFLQHNPQELDLLFKEVLIGVTRFFRDSKVWQQLAETTLPDLLARPGCDPHLRAWVVGCSTGEEAYSLAMVFTEVVEELSSAHHFSLQIFASDLSPDAIATARRGEYPAGISDSVSPGRLTRFFSRHNNGYKINSAIRDMVLFAQQDVVLDPPFTRLDLISCRNLLIYFDQSLQRRLIPLFHYSLRSEGVLLLGNSETVGRYTQLFSPKQATLRLYQRQDNVPNSGNRLPVKSFPPLSRITKEPDVSTSKPPQQPSDNLQTAADQVLLQVYAPAAVVVNDEGDIIYISGRTGKYLEPAAGKANWNLHAMAREGLRAAIGNALRQSTRQNEPVQLSGLQVQLPGGGIQSVDVTVQALREPTALRGMTMIVFRDITLAQANASDSREKGSSATMTREAHAAELQQCQEEILSLREENRVSREELQSANEELQSTNEELQSTNEELTTSKEEMQSMNEELQTINAEMQTKLDDLALAQSDMKNLLNSIEIAILFLDQNLNLRRFTDRASKIISIREGDIGRPLSDLTTSLEYPDLIDDALNTLSTLAFSEKQVTTTDGRWFTVRIMPYCRLDNMIDGVVITMLDITDTKELEQDLRNNVPG from the coding sequence ATGGCAGCCCTGACCAACCTGGATGCTCCGGCTACCCCTCCTGCCAGTGCCCGTATTGTAGGCATTGGCGCCTCGGCCGGCGGCCTTGCACCGCTGGAAGCATTTCTCGCTCAGATCCCGCCGCATAGCCACATGGCCTATGTAGTCGTGCAACATCTCGACCCCAACCATAAAGCCATGCTCACTGAAATACTCCAGCGGGTTACCAGCATGCCGGTACGCGAAGCGACCCAGGGCATGCCGATTGAGGCTGACTGTGTCTACGTCATTGCACCCAATACCGAACTCAGTGTGGTTGCCGGCATGCTCAACCTCGCCAAGCCCTCGGAGCCGCGTGGTTTGCGACTGCCGATCAACGTCTTGTTTTCTTCCCTGGCCAGCCATCAGGGCGAACAAGCCATCGGCGTGATCCTCTCCGGCATGGGATCGGACGGCACTCTGGGCCTGCAGGCGATCAAGGCCGTGGGCGGCCTCACCGCCGTGCAACAGCCCGATACGGCGCAATCTGACGCCATGCCCTGTAGCGCCATCGAGGCCGGCTGTGCGGATATCATTGCGCCACCCGACGAATTGCCGGCCCGCATTTTCGCCTGCCTGAGTCAGGCACCTGACATGAATGATGCCGACGCGGGGGAACCTGAACCGGAATCCCCCCCCATGCAGCGCATCCTCCGCTTGCTGCAGGAACGCACGCAACACGATTTTTCACTGTACAAGCCAAGTACCCTGAACCGCCGTATGGAACGTCGCATGGTGATTCACGATATCGCCAGCCTGTCACTCTATGCCGACTTCCTGCAGCATAATCCCCAGGAACTCGATCTGCTGTTCAAGGAAGTGCTCATCGGGGTGACCCGTTTTTTCCGCGACAGCAAAGTCTGGCAACAACTGGCGGAAACGACCCTCCCGGATCTATTGGCGCGGCCAGGCTGCGATCCGCACCTGCGTGCCTGGGTGGTGGGTTGTTCAACCGGTGAAGAGGCCTACTCCCTGGCCATGGTTTTTACCGAGGTCGTGGAAGAGCTGTCATCCGCACACCACTTCAGCCTGCAGATTTTTGCCTCTGATCTGAGTCCGGATGCCATTGCCACGGCCCGCCGTGGCGAATACCCGGCGGGCATCAGCGACAGTGTCTCGCCAGGACGTCTGACGCGTTTTTTCAGCCGGCATAACAACGGCTACAAGATCAACAGCGCAATACGTGACATGGTGCTGTTCGCCCAACAGGATGTAGTGCTTGACCCGCCCTTTACCCGACTCGACCTGATCTCCTGTCGCAACCTGCTGATCTATTTCGACCAGAGCCTGCAACGCCGGCTGATTCCCCTGTTTCACTACAGCCTGCGTTCCGAGGGGGTATTGTTGCTCGGCAATTCGGAGACAGTCGGGCGCTACACGCAACTGTTTAGCCCAAAGCAAGCGACATTGCGCCTGTACCAGCGTCAGGACAATGTACCGAACAGCGGCAATCGATTACCGGTAAAGTCTTTCCCTCCCCTGTCCCGGATCACCAAGGAGCCTGACGTGTCCACCAGCAAGCCACCCCAGCAACCCTCCGACAACCTGCAGACGGCAGCCGACCAGGTCCTGTTGCAGGTCTACGCGCCCGCCGCGGTGGTGGTCAACGATGAGGGGGATATCATCTACATCAGCGGGCGTACCGGGAAATACCTGGAACCGGCTGCCGGCAAGGCCAACTGGAACCTTCATGCCATGGCGCGTGAAGGGCTGCGCGCCGCCATCGGCAATGCTCTGCGCCAGAGCACACGACAGAACGAGCCGGTGCAACTGTCAGGCCTGCAGGTGCAACTGCCAGGGGGTGGCATACAGAGCGTTGATGTGACCGTTCAGGCATTGCGTGAGCCAACCGCTCTGCGCGGCATGACAATGATCGTTTTCCGTGACATCACTCTGGCGCAGGCCAATGCCAGCGACTCGCGGGAAAAAGGCAGCTCGGCAACAATGACCCGGGAAGCCCATGCCGCAGAACTGCAGCAGTGTCAGGAAGAAATCCTGTCCCTGCGGGAAGAAAATCGTGTGTCCCGGGAGGAGCTGCAGTCAGCCAATGAAGAGTTGCAATCAACCAATGAAGAACTGCAATCAACCAATGAAGAGCTGACCACCTCGAAAGAGGAAATGCAGTCGATGAATGAAGAACTGCAAACCATCAACGCGGAAATGCAGACCAAGCTGGACGATCTGGCCCTCGCCCAGAGCGACATGAAGAACCTGCTCAACAGCATCGAGATCGCCATCCTGTTCCTTGATCAGAACCTGAATCTGCGGCGCTTCACTGACCGGGCATCAAAGATCATCAGCATCCGCGAGGGCGACATTGGCCGGCCACTCAGTGATCTCACCACCAGTCTGGAATATCCAGATCTGATCGACGATGCCCTGAATACTCTGAGTACTCTGGCCTTTTCCGAAAAGCAGGTCACTACCACTGACGGCCGCTGGTTTACCGTAAGGATCATGCCCTACTGCCGACTGGACAATATGATCGACGGGGTCGTCATCACCATGCTCGACATCACCGACACCAAGGAACTGGAGCAGGATCTGCGCAACAACGTGCCAGGCTAG
- a CDS encoding catalase: MTAKTGGAARLGSNATVESLDRVRVDASEQPLTTNQGVPVSDNQNSLKAGLRGPSLLEDFILREKVTHFDHERIPERVVHARGSAAHGYFEAYGALRKYTRAAPFAEKGKITPVFARFSTVAGERGSKDTARDARGFAVKLYTDEGNWDLVGNNIPVFFIQDAMKFPDLVHAIKPEPHHGMPQAGSAHDTFWDFVSLMPESTHMLMWVMSDRGIPRSYRMMQGFGVHTFRLVNEQGESVFCKFHWKPLLGTHSLVWDEAVKIAGADPDFHRRDLWEAIESGEFPEWELGLQIFTEEEAESFSFDVLDSTKLIPEEMVPLTPVGRMVLNRNPDNFFAETEQVAFCTAHIIPGIDFSNDPLLAGRIHSYVDTQITRLGGANFHELPINTPLAPVQNNQRDGIHRQSLNRGRVAYEPNSLAGGCPFQAGTAGFVSFPENNTEDKVRGKPAKFAEHYAQATLFFNSQTAVEKAHIAAAFRFELSKVEVPAIRERMLSSLVNVSTELAAEVAAGLGMQVPAAMPKAIADAEPAEISVSPALSLTALPGERGIRTRQIAVLVEDGVHHAALADLHLALTNAGAVVHFVGPRVGLFTGSGEEIIEANKSLENAPGVLFDALVLPDGAEAVKALGSNIDTLDCIKDQFRHGKTILALGAGQALLEMAGIAAARDKVPGILLATGTDMIEIAPVFIEAIAAHRHPSRECDQPGK; encoded by the coding sequence ATGACTGCAAAAACAGGTGGTGCTGCACGGCTTGGCAGCAACGCGACGGTCGAGTCGCTTGACCGGGTCAGGGTCGATGCCAGTGAACAACCGCTGACCACCAATCAAGGTGTACCTGTCAGCGATAACCAGAACAGCCTGAAGGCCGGGCTGCGCGGACCCTCGTTGCTGGAAGATTTCATTCTGCGCGAAAAGGTCACGCACTTTGATCACGAGCGCATCCCGGAGCGGGTTGTTCATGCCCGTGGTTCCGCCGCGCACGGTTACTTTGAGGCCTATGGTGCGCTGAGAAAATACACGCGCGCTGCGCCGTTCGCCGAGAAGGGCAAGATAACCCCGGTATTCGCACGCTTTTCTACCGTGGCCGGCGAGCGCGGCTCGAAAGATACCGCCCGCGATGCCCGTGGGTTCGCGGTGAAGCTATATACCGATGAAGGCAACTGGGATCTGGTCGGCAACAATATACCGGTATTCTTCATTCAGGATGCCATGAAGTTTCCCGACCTGGTTCATGCCATCAAGCCCGAGCCGCATCACGGTATGCCGCAAGCGGGCTCCGCACATGACACCTTCTGGGACTTTGTCTCTTTGATGCCGGAATCCACGCATATGTTGATGTGGGTGATGTCGGATCGCGGCATACCGCGCAGCTACCGGATGATGCAAGGCTTCGGCGTGCATACCTTTCGCCTGGTCAATGAGCAGGGGGAATCGGTATTCTGCAAATTCCACTGGAAACCGCTGCTGGGCACCCATTCACTGGTCTGGGACGAGGCAGTCAAAATCGCGGGCGCCGATCCTGACTTTCATCGACGGGATTTGTGGGAAGCGATCGAGTCCGGCGAATTTCCGGAATGGGAACTGGGGCTGCAGATCTTCACCGAGGAAGAAGCTGAAAGTTTCAGTTTCGATGTGCTTGATTCAACCAAGCTGATACCAGAAGAAATGGTGCCATTGACGCCCGTCGGACGTATGGTGCTGAATCGCAATCCGGATAATTTCTTTGCCGAGACCGAGCAGGTCGCCTTCTGCACGGCGCACATCATACCGGGCATCGACTTCTCCAATGATCCGTTACTTGCCGGTCGTATCCATTCCTATGTGGATACCCAGATTACCCGGCTCGGTGGCGCCAATTTCCATGAATTGCCAATCAATACGCCACTGGCACCGGTACAGAACAATCAACGCGATGGTATACACCGCCAGTCCCTGAACCGTGGCCGTGTTGCCTATGAACCGAATTCTCTGGCGGGTGGCTGCCCCTTCCAGGCCGGGACAGCCGGTTTTGTCTCCTTCCCTGAAAATAACACCGAAGACAAGGTTCGCGGCAAGCCGGCGAAGTTTGCCGAGCACTATGCGCAAGCTACCCTGTTTTTCAACAGTCAGACGGCGGTGGAAAAAGCGCATATTGCTGCTGCCTTTCGCTTTGAGCTGAGCAAGGTCGAGGTCCCCGCCATACGTGAGCGCATGCTGTCTTCGCTGGTGAACGTATCCACAGAGCTGGCAGCCGAGGTCGCGGCGGGTCTGGGCATGCAGGTGCCGGCGGCAATGCCAAAAGCCATAGCCGATGCAGAGCCAGCCGAGATCAGTGTTTCGCCAGCCTTGTCGCTGACAGCCTTGCCAGGTGAGCGAGGAATACGTACGCGACAAATTGCCGTATTGGTTGAGGATGGGGTGCATCATGCCGCACTTGCCGATTTACATCTGGCATTGACCAATGCGGGTGCAGTGGTTCACTTCGTAGGACCTCGGGTAGGGCTGTTTACCGGCTCAGGCGAGGAGATAATTGAAGCGAACAAGTCGCTGGAAAATGCTCCGGGGGTGCTGTTCGATGCCCTGGTTTTGCCTGATGGCGCTGAAGCGGTCAAGGCGCTCGGCAGCAATATAGATACCCTGGACTGCATCAAGGATCAGTTCAGGCACGGGAAAACAATTCTGGCATTGGGTGCAGGGCAGGCGTTGCTGGAGATGGCCGGCATTGCAGCAGCCAGGGACAAGGTTCCGGGGATTTTGCTGGCAACGGGTACTGATATGATCGAGATCGCGCCGGTATTTATCGAGGCCATTGCTGCGCATCGACACCCATCACGCGAGTGCGACCAGCCGGGTAAATAA
- a CDS encoding porin family protein produces MIRLNTAAITLCVLGAFPLAASAQSSNFGPEKGDREFSISGTGNSDRNMDSGSFGVTGDLGWYMQDHMVAGFRQSINYASIEGESIKDDFWNGSTRGYFNYQFMTERARPFIGASLGGIYGDGVKDSAFAGLEAGVKYYVRDKTYLLTRVEYQFLFSSTSEASDSFQDDGVWAYTVGLGYNF; encoded by the coding sequence ATGATCAGACTAAACACTGCGGCAATCACCCTCTGTGTTCTTGGTGCATTTCCCTTGGCAGCATCCGCCCAATCCAGCAATTTCGGCCCCGAAAAGGGCGACCGGGAGTTCTCGATTTCCGGAACCGGCAACAGTGACCGCAATATGGATAGTGGCAGCTTCGGCGTGACGGGTGATCTCGGCTGGTATATGCAGGATCACATGGTTGCCGGTTTCCGCCAAAGCATCAACTACGCCAGCATTGAAGGTGAAAGCATCAAGGATGATTTCTGGAACGGCTCGACCCGTGGCTATTTCAACTATCAATTCATGACCGAGCGTGCCCGTCCGTTTATCGGTGCCAGCCTTGGCGGGATCTATGGTGATGGCGTCAAGGACAGTGCCTTTGCGGGTCTGGAAGCAGGCGTAAAGTATTACGTGCGTGATAAGACGTATCTGCTCACCCGCGTTGAATACCAGTTTCTCTTCAGCAGCACCAGTGAGGCCTCTGACTCCTTCCAGGACGACGGTGTCTGGGCCTACACGGTCGGCCTGGGTTACAACTTCTGA
- a CDS encoding CsbD family protein, with translation MNKNQIKGKANEVKGKIKEIVGKVTGDKSTEYEGKAEKIGGKVQGKVGDITNDANKEKK, from the coding sequence ATGAACAAGAACCAAATCAAAGGCAAAGCAAACGAAGTCAAAGGCAAAATCAAAGAAATTGTCGGCAAAGTCACCGGTGACAAAAGTACCGAGTACGAGGGTAAAGCCGAGAAAATTGGCGGCAAGGTTCAGGGAAAGGTTGGCGATATCACGAATGACGCCAACAAGGAGAAAAAATGA
- a CDS encoding PRC-barrel domain-containing protein: MNNPITPTRHGYPGDGVRATVNLLSAESITGDEVCNMQNDKLGKIQNIMLDLTEGKIRYAVLSSGGFLGMGDHLYAIPWKALKLDKQNKRFLLDIDQDQLKNAPGFDKDEWPNMADPDWNAKVESYYIR, encoded by the coding sequence ATGAACAACCCAATCACGCCTACCCGACATGGTTACCCCGGCGATGGCGTTCGGGCCACGGTGAACTTGCTCAGTGCCGAGAGCATTACCGGTGACGAGGTCTGCAATATGCAGAACGATAAACTCGGCAAGATACAGAACATCATGCTCGATTTGACTGAAGGCAAGATCCGTTACGCCGTTCTGTCATCCGGTGGTTTCCTGGGTATGGGTGATCACCTGTATGCCATTCCATGGAAGGCCCTGAAACTGGACAAGCAAAACAAGCGCTTCCTGCTCGATATCGACCAGGACCAGTTGAAAAATGCCCCCGGCTTCGACAAGGATGAATGGCCGAACATGGCTGATCCAGACTGGAATGCCAAAGTCGAGTCCTACTATATCCGCTGA
- a CDS encoding DUF883 family protein, protein MSKSSNSDHATTDRLSELAHESVDQFAKSAGKAEERFRHEAAGAKDRVRDAGEKVKERSDSVSTLVRENPLAAVGLAFAAGALVCWFRRRS, encoded by the coding sequence ATGAGTAAATCGTCCAATAGCGATCACGCAACCACAGATCGTCTTTCCGAGCTGGCGCATGAGTCGGTGGATCAGTTCGCCAAGAGTGCGGGAAAGGCCGAGGAACGCTTTCGCCACGAAGCCGCGGGGGCGAAAGATCGGGTCAGGGATGCCGGAGAGAAAGTCAAGGAGCGCTCCGATAGTGTAAGCACTCTGGTGCGTGAGAATCCCCTGGCAGCCGTTGGCCTGGCATTTGCCGCAGGTGCTCTGGTGTGTTGGTTCAGGCGCCGGTCATAA
- a CDS encoding polymorphic toxin type 44 domain-containing protein, producing MSRLPGPQGISDPWCNDPGASAPLSFFHAPAPAGLQQPSRALDELTPIAQWMAQEMLRNASGEDAQKISILNRNSNWTYDTCAGEMRDWPLWKKINGRQYICLSGAARTKVPAYIAWAMLVRQDGPWDHKPIIARRFTPAVDPGVPQHFHRYHDRVYFYDVWSNIHYGYVGRACGFSESELLDGAGLEQIPSDMLNRRVPWPNDGWFSGMRTLDHPEDRVSVEMGIELYNLPSECVNASQLVSRIVARRDDLITRPYPQ from the coding sequence ATGAGCCGATTGCCTGGTCCCCAAGGTATCTCCGATCCGTGGTGCAACGATCCTGGTGCCTCGGCCCCCTTGTCATTCTTCCACGCCCCTGCACCCGCAGGCCTGCAGCAACCGTCGCGTGCCCTGGACGAGCTGACACCGATCGCCCAGTGGATGGCTCAGGAAATGCTGCGTAACGCCAGTGGCGAAGACGCTCAGAAGATTTCTATCCTCAACCGCAACAGCAATTGGACTTATGATACCTGTGCGGGAGAAATGCGCGACTGGCCACTGTGGAAGAAAATTAACGGGCGACAATATATATGCCTAAGCGGCGCAGCAAGGACCAAGGTTCCAGCCTATATTGCCTGGGCAATGCTGGTTCGTCAGGACGGCCCCTGGGACCACAAGCCGATCATCGCCCGTCGCTTCACTCCCGCCGTGGATCCCGGGGTGCCGCAGCACTTTCATCGCTACCATGATCGCGTGTATTTCTATGACGTCTGGTCCAATATTCACTATGGCTACGTTGGCCGCGCCTGCGGTTTCAGCGAATCCGAGCTGCTGGATGGCGCCGGGTTGGAGCAGATCCCTTCGGACATGCTGAACCGCAGGGTCCCTTGGCCTAATGATGGCTGGTTTAGCGGTATGCGCACACTCGATCACCCAGAAGACCGAGTATCGGTTGAAATGGGGATAGAGCTCTACAATCTTCCGTCTGAGTGCGTCAATGCTTCGCAACTTGTGTCTAGAATAGTAGCGCGTAGAGATGATCTGATCACAAGGCCTTATCCACAGTGA